A genomic segment from Triticum dicoccoides isolate Atlit2015 ecotype Zavitan chromosome 1A, WEW_v2.0, whole genome shotgun sequence encodes:
- the LOC119292155 gene encoding uncharacterized protein LOC119292155 produces the protein MTFRVIVSVIHQEGKILNPIVIQFVVALTTTIMVIRFVLDALRHRTTGNAMRMTLIVMDAVTQAMILYSLGIMQRPSNKDYYYKVWAVLLVTLRYSVKIGRPSGIALKQTPLVDLMSSFWAANILRSKAPKILKVTGWLLWSVNSLRIIHGFVSSEFANDSHRENLRLLTEYMRHEHKASAGGDGESLDPSTMKGYRYLVRGEAKKRKMKNQETGGETGNIRSLLLALRDGDKDILTLEKIWEEDDLEEVLKDLCLSFALYKLLRRRFFNFGIHEAKLKRTRQLVLEGILGQSCNSERAFRVSEAEVSFLNDFFNSRHAIVFAKGFPFIRLLLSTILIGGIGGMAVAIYSFSKVGTRDELGNVHGGVTFTWFLLCFLFVKETWEITTYVFSDWTKIILLCQYVQKPWWLRSSVTKALVRKLCMLSVLPRWHGKVGQSNLLFPSRFVFPTMLVFPQRRSRYFVHLSPEVKCTVINCLRDCLGESTRLDHYLKRAFKKVKASGGFHAVMEAVDGVKDSVHILLVWHIATCYCEIDLAENREVSASMYWSGQDFGRRKPSEGDSDLLWSQYMIARTLSQYCAYVLTLVPPLVPGNSLMARSVLIKVREEKSRLFNGKFDSCAPCYQSTQMLGRLKKYASEEIELYKKKVDGGKQDEENQDGKKEENLDDTILKKGADLGKKLAEAFGGDKPEDLWRFLSEFWAGFVIHLAASTRASQHKIFLSSGGELMTHLWALLTHAGILGEVQHGDQDIDTALTQGDVYDQNMQS, from the coding sequence ATGACGTTCAGAGTTATTGTAAGCGTCATACACCAGGAAGGCAAAATCCTCAACCCCATCGTTATTCAATTCGTCGTCGCACTCACTACCACGATCATGGTGATCCGATTTGTGCTGGATGCGTTGCGGCATCGGACAACAGGCAATGCCATGAGAATGACCCTGATCGTTATGGACGCAGTAACCCAAGCAATGATCTTGTACAGCCTTGGGATCATGCAACGCCCCTCCAATAAGGACTACTACTACAAGGTGTGGGCTGTGCTATTGGTCACCCTCCGTTACAGCGTGAAGATAGGCCGCCCGTCCGGCATCGCCCTGAAGCAAACCCCATTGGTAGACCTGATGTCCTCCTTCTGGGCTGCCAACATCCTTCGCTCTAAGGCGCCAAAGATTCTCAAGGTAACTGGTTGGCTGCTTTGGTCAGTCAACTCTTTACGCATCATCCATGGTTTTGTCTCCTCGGAGTTCGCCAACGATAGCCACAGAGAGAATTTGAGGTTATTGACGGAGTACATGCGTCATGAGCACAAAGCCAGTGCTGGGGGTGATGGTGAGAGTCTTGACCCTAGCACAATGAAGGGATACCGATACTTGGTGCGTGGGGAAGCCAAGAAACGGAAGATGAAGAATCAAGAAACTGGCGGAGAAACTGGGAATATCAGGAGCCTCTTGCTGGCGTTGAGAGATGGGGACAAGGATATCCTAACGCTTGAGAAGATCTGGGAGGAGGACGACCTTGAGGAGGTGCTCAAGGATCTCTGCCTCTCCTTTGCACTCTACAAGCTCCTTCGCAGGCGCTTCTTCAACTTCGGCATCCATGAGGCCAAGCTGAAAAGGACGAGACAGCTGGTACTCGAGGGGATCCTTGGTCAGTCCTGCAACTCGGAGAGGGCATTCCGTGTCAGCGAGGCTGAGGTGTCTTTCCTCAATGACTTCTTCAACAGCAGGCATGCCATAGTATTTGCAAAAGGTTTTCCATTCATCCGGCTCCTGCTATCCACCATTCTGATAGGGGGGATTGGAGGCATGGCGGTTGCTATCTATAGCTTTTCCAAGGTTGGTACAAGAGACGAGCTCGGCAATGTTCATGGTGGAGTAACTTTTACATGGTTTCTcctgtgtttcctttttgtaaaagAGACATGGGAGATCACAACTTACGTGTTCTCAGACTGGACCAAGATAATTTTGTTGTGCCAATACGTGCAGAAGCCATGGTGGCTGCGAAGCTCGGTGACAAAGGCTCTTGTGCGGAAGCTCTGTATGCTGTCTGTGTTGCCAAGATGGCACGGAAAGGTCGGCCAGAGCAACCTTCTCTTCCCCTCCCGTTTTGTCTTCCCCACCATGCTTGTCTTTCCACAAAGAAGGTCCAGGTACTTTGTACATCTGTCCCCGGAAGTGAAGTGTACTGTGATCAACTGTCTCAGAGACTGCTTGGGTGAATCCACACGATTAGACCACTACCTTAAGCGGGCATTCAAAAAAGTCAAGGCATCTGGTGGTTTTCACGCAGTCATGGAAGCAGTAGATGGCGTGAAGGATTCTGTGCACATTCTGCTGGTTTGGCATATTGCTACATGCTACTGCGAGATTGATCTCGCTGAAAACAGAGAGGTCTCAGCCAGTATGTATTGGAGTGGGCAAGACTTTGGCCGGCGCAAACCTTCGGAAGGTGATTCAGATCTTCTGTGGTCTCAGTACATGATTGCTAGGACATTGTCGCAGTACTGCGCGTATGTGCTCACACTGGTTCCTCCTCTAGTGCCTGGGAACAGCCTAATGGCCAGGTCGGTGCTGATAAAGGTGCGTGAAGAAAAAAGTCGCCTTTTCAACGGAAAATTTGACTCATGCGCTCCTTGTTATCAGTCCACCCAAATGCTTGGACGGCTCAAGAAATATGCATCAGAGGAGATAGAATTGTATAAGAAAAAAGTGGACGGGGGGAAACAGGACGAGGAAAACCAGGATGGGAAAAAAGAGGAAAATCTAGACGACACCATATTGAAGAAGGGGGCAGATCTTGGCAAGAAGCTGGCAGAAGCGTTCGGCGGTGACAAGCCGGAAGATCTGTGGAGGTTCTTGTCAGAGTTCTGGGCAGGATTTGTTATCCACCTGGCTGCATCTACAAGGGCTTCTCAGCACAAGATATTTCTGAGCTCTGGCGGGGAGCTCATGACACATCTCTGGGCGTTGCTAACCCATGCCGGCATCCTAGGGGAGGTCCAGCACGGCGACCAAGACATTGATACAGCGCTAACCCAAGGAGACGTTTACGATCAGAATATGCAGTCCTAG